In Plodia interpunctella isolate USDA-ARS_2022_Savannah chromosome 9, ilPloInte3.2, whole genome shotgun sequence, a single genomic region encodes these proteins:
- the LOC128672514 gene encoding actin-binding protein WASF2-like: MIIEYEKWALTIFIVISMISRSGNSQMPMTSMYGMVQPPLFGMPMTMYGMQPPRPPVIQTVQILADVESDNDDNIKPMSNKMYDKNNQDNNVKGFNDLTRMQARDPPPMPPPMPPHDPPPMPPPMPMGMQMPVPMPMTMQMAGPIRASIPAMTPPSFCQNKPRHKNCPPCPPCLCSPSCTPSFYSYCSSCHKKCRCRSRDETPSPRPAVSSPEYAIPFAPALAHVVVPLGDYYKEKNHVHDTEESEDSASESCEKPEALKKKTTRRRQNFRRLDQSDVDFDGRFVRPEISYIADNGEVKIRRRLSNAEAENLLGEGNNNNELKRQTSHHLDKQSNSRVNVIAAPSELMIEQEPIAINLNHGPANSDFVPDSIFESIRRKLMNSDVEPETLKSGKKHLVFKPPHDKKISNVSVSFMVT; the protein is encoded by the exons ATGATC ATTGAATACGAAAAATGGGCGTTGactatatttattgtgatCTCAATGATATCACGAAGCGGTAACTCACAGATGCCAATGACTAGTATGTATGGCATGGTACAGCCACCGTTGTTTGGGATGCCGATGACAATGTACGGTATGCAACCGCCACGACCACCAGTTATACAAACTGTACAAATCTTAGCCGATGTCGAGTCCGACAATGACGACAATATCAAACCAATgagcaataaaatgtatgacaaGAATAATCAGGATAATAATGTCAAAGGTTTCAACGATTTGACACGTATGCAAGCTCGTGATCCCCCGCCCATGCCTCCTCCCATGCCTCCGCATGATCCTCCACCTATGCCTCCGCCCATGCCCATGGGTATGCAGATGCCTGTGCCTATGCCGATGACGATGCAGATGGCTGGGCCTATACGAGCATCCATACCGGCGATGACACCCCCTTCCTTCTGCCAAAACAAACCTCGTCACAAAAACTGCCCACCGTGCCCTCCCTGCCTGTGTTCTCCATCCTGCACTCCATCCTTCTATTCCTACTGCTCGTCatgtcataaaaaatgtagatGTCGAAGTCGGGACGAAACACCGTCTCCACGACCGGCGGTGTCAAGTCCAGAATATGCTATTCCTTTCGCTCCTGCTTTAGCACATGTGGTTGTTCCTTTAGGTGATTATTATAAggaaaaaaatcatgtccatGATACCGAAGAATCTGAGGATAGTGCTAGTGAAAGTTGTGAAAAGCCAGAGgcattgaaaaagaaaaccaCCAGGCGTAGACAAAATTTCCGTAGGTTAGATCAATCAGACGTAGATTTTGATGGACGTTTTGTGCGGCCTGAGATATCGTACATTGCTGATAATGGGGAAGTCAAAATCAGAAGACGTCTTAGTAATGCTGAAGCAGAAAACCTACTCGGTGAAGGCAATAACAACAACGAATTAAAGAGACAAACATCACACCATTTAGATAAACAGTCAAATTCAAGAGTAAACGTTATAGCTGCTCCTTCTGAGCTGATGATTGAGCAAGAGCCAATTGCTATTAACCTAAATCATGGTCCTGCTAACTCAGACTTTGTGCCAGATTCTATATTTGAAAGTATAAGAAGAAAACTTATGAACAGTGATGTAGAGCCAGAAACACTAAAATCTGGTAAAAAACATTTGGTGTTCAAACCTCCtcatgataaaaaaatcagcaatgtatcaGTATCATTCATGGTGACGTAA
- the LOC128672583 gene encoding nematocyst expressed protein 4-like isoform X2, with protein sequence MKKIKNAIWSLALLAMYVDPGKTQGPYPPMPMMPPMPGPMPPPPGPPPAPPPMIAIFVTGNGKKKTTRHHSDDEDAENEIAPSSGNSARRKDPQYVPYPVPVPVPMRVPVPMPVPAPPPPPQPAWAPPHYPATPPPPPWGAHHGYHHAPPPPPYPYG encoded by the exons ATGAAAAAG ATTAAGAATGCCATTTGGTCTTTAGCTTTACTAGCAATGTACGTGGATCCTGGAAAAACACAGGGGCCTTACCCTCCTATGCCTATGATGCCTCCGATGCCCGGCCCGATGCCGCCGCCCCCGGGCCCCCCGCCCGCACCTCCCCCCATGATCGCCATATTTGTGACCGGCAACGGAAAGAAGAAAACCACCAGGCACCATTCGGACGATGAAGACGCAGAGAATGAAATCGCACCAAGTAGTGGTAATAGTGCTCGACGCAAGGATCCTCAGTATGTTCCGTATCCAGTACCTGTACCGGTGCCGATGAGAGTTCCAGTTCCTATGCCGGTCCCAGCGCCCCCGCCGCCTCCGCAGCCGGCGTGGGCGCCACCCCACTACCCCGCGACTCCTCCCCCTCCTCCATGGGGAGCGCACCATGGCTACCACCACGCACCTCCGCCACCACCATACCCATACGGGTGA
- the LOC128672583 gene encoding nematocyst expressed protein 4-like isoform X1 yields MMIIKNAIWSLALLAMYVDPGKTQGPYPPMPMMPPMPGPMPPPPGPPPAPPPMIAIFVTGNGKKKTTRHHSDDEDAENEIAPSSGNSARRKDPQYVPYPVPVPVPMRVPVPMPVPAPPPPPQPAWAPPHYPATPPPPPWGAHHGYHHAPPPPPYPYG; encoded by the exons ATGATGATT ATTAAGAATGCCATTTGGTCTTTAGCTTTACTAGCAATGTACGTGGATCCTGGAAAAACACAGGGGCCTTACCCTCCTATGCCTATGATGCCTCCGATGCCCGGCCCGATGCCGCCGCCCCCGGGCCCCCCGCCCGCACCTCCCCCCATGATCGCCATATTTGTGACCGGCAACGGAAAGAAGAAAACCACCAGGCACCATTCGGACGATGAAGACGCAGAGAATGAAATCGCACCAAGTAGTGGTAATAGTGCTCGACGCAAGGATCCTCAGTATGTTCCGTATCCAGTACCTGTACCGGTGCCGATGAGAGTTCCAGTTCCTATGCCGGTCCCAGCGCCCCCGCCGCCTCCGCAGCCGGCGTGGGCGCCACCCCACTACCCCGCGACTCCTCCCCCTCCTCCATGGGGAGCGCACCATGGCTACCACCACGCACCTCCGCCACCACCATACCCATACGGGTGA
- the LOC128672581 gene encoding serine/threonine-protein kinase prpf4B-like, whose translation MEDRLKFIILLVFKLAFGKELDVDLPLCPTDIQFLPQSLPMHCRLPRNANFASFDGEKPTPTLPPYLAPFYQSPAPSKVPFPMPPGFPGYPGMQLSGAAPSIVAPLPAPPPALPGVVPARISPIQVSGPAHKLPVIVMPFYSPDKSFRSSQRPAQSQSYSDDPDTDSSNTSSDDTSSDTDTSSDSDTQSDHSRDRDHDRDHERGRERDRDSDDGWWKSKRGFRRSSRRHSAHKHRGHRMKKKWPREIITPILQYVNDNGYVIFEKKISKVEAKEWLNGENGTSSDGPKEFEEYEEKEKEVYDNKVEGDKKENHKSKTLHRPASQHHKSEEKTHSLHTKLINIEPAQPQIVKKHHKHQNMSSTKYTSKEPKSNAKDAELSDMKEMM comes from the coding sequence ATGGAGGACCGGCTAAAGTTCATAATTTTGCTTGTGTTTAAATTAGCTTTTGGCAAAGAACTGGATGTGGACCTTCCACTATGCCCAACGGATATACAGTTCCTCCCTCAATCACTGCCGATGCATTGCCGTCTCCCGCGAAATGCGAACTTCGCGTCTTTTGACGGTGAAAAGCCCACGCCAACGCTGCCACCATACTTGGCGCCTTTCTATCAAAGTCCAGCTCCAAGTAAAGTCCCGTTTCCCATGCCTCCTGGGTTCCCCGGATACCCCGGCATGCAGTTGTCCGGGGCGGCACCATCTATAGTCGCACCTTTGCCCGCGCCCCCACCGGCGCTGCCCGGCGTCGTGCCGGCACGTATATCACCCATACAAGTCAGCGGCCCCGCGCACAAGCTTCCTGTTATAGTTATGCCATTCTACTCTCCTGACAAATCGTTCAGATCTTCGCAAAGGCCTGCCCAATCGCAAAGTTATTCCGACGACCCAGATACAGACTCATCTAACACTTCGTCAGATGATACGTCTTCAGACACCGACACTTCCTCTGATAGTGATACTCAAAGTGATCATAGTCGTGATCGAGACCATGACCGAGATCATGAGCGCGGTCGAGAGCGGGACCGGGACAGTGATGACGGCTGGTGGAAATCAAAGAGAGGATTCAGGAGAAGCAGCAGGAGGCATTCGGCACACAAACATCGAGGACATAGGATGAAAAAGAAATGGCCGCGGGAAATAATCACTCCAATTCTGCAATATGTTAATGATAATGGGTATGTCATTTTCGAAAAGAAGATAAGTAAAGTTGAAGCTAAGGAGTGGTTGAATGGAGAAAATGGGACAAGCAGTGATGGGCCCAAAGAGTTTGAAGAATAcgaagagaaagagaaagaagtgTATGACAATAAGGTCGAGGGCGATAAAAAAGAGAACCATAAGAGCAAAACACTACATCGACCGGCTTCGCAGCATCACAAGAGTGAAGAGAAAACACATAGTTTGCacactaaattaataaatatagaaccGGCGCAACCTCAAATCGTTAAAAAACACCACAAGCATCAAAATATGTCGAGTACCAAATACACGAGTAAAGAACCAAAATCGAATGCCAAAGATGCTGAATTGAGTGACATGAAAGAAATGATGTAA